Genomic DNA from Pectinophora gossypiella chromosome 20, ilPecGoss1.1, whole genome shotgun sequence:
CTCGAGTGGAGACCGCGCTATGGAAAACGTAGTGAGGACGCCCTTGGGCTACTAGATGGGGTGACGACATCCGAAAGGTGGCTGGcagtggtcggtatcggggtcctgaagtgtttggtgtcgcgagctgattggctgcctctatggctagagtaatcgggtcgtcgggatcgtatattacgtccttcggacgccgatacttttcagtaccgatGTGAGGAGTTGGTAGGACGAAATTCTGGTTCGAAACCCAAAACAATTTTACAGTTTCATAAGACGCTATATGTATACTAAACAAcgctataataatattaaatcaatTACCAACGACAAGGTTGTGTGTAACGTAGTTCTTTGCTACTAAATAtatcaaagaaaataaaacgtcATGTCTGTCAGTCAGTGAACTGTCAAAGTTGGCCGCACGTTGGCCGGCCGACTGGATTGGATACGTTTCCCgctattgtaaataaaaaagataacacgatatttttaaatgaaaagtgTGTTAATTTCTAAATATGACTTGGTACAAATTAATGTGCAATTGCCAAGAACTTCAATTGATAGGTACATTAAACGGCGGTCAAAGCTTTAGGTAAATATTTATATGGCatttcattttcatgaatttggTTTAAATAACGTTAAAAATACACTTATTTCCTTTTCAGATGGACACACAATAAAGACACAGATGAATGGCTAGGTGTTTTCTCGAAAACTGTCTGGAAATTACGACAAAAAGAGGATTATTTGCATTATGAAGTGATTGGCAGTTTATTGAATGATACGCCTAAAATTGGCACGAAAAGAAAAAACGGGGTGGCAAAAGTTGATAGCGAAGATCTTTACAAGAAGTTGCTTCAAGATTATTTCCGTCTCGATGTGAATTTAAGTGAATATTATAAGGAATGGTCTGAAAAAGATGAATTGTTCAGATCAGTTTGTAAACAGTTTTATGGAATCAGAATGTTGAATCAGGAACCCGTGGAGAACTTGTTCTCTTTTATATGTAGTCAGAATAATCACATATCAAGGTAAGcttgttacattttttttttattcctggCTATATCTGTTACATAAATAGATCCCTATTTAAGTTAAGGAAAAACAGTAGTACAGTCCAGTCTTCTATTTCGAAATACAAACTGATGAAAAGGCTATTTTTCTGTTTGAATTCAAAACTATATGCTTTTAATTTCTTTTCCCTTGGGAATACTTAGTTTTGATTTAAGTTACTCAGACTTGACGTGTCCACATAAGTTTGTTTCATAAAGagaatcagaaaaaaatataaatataagtattaaGAATGCAATGAGAGATGACCTGGATACTTTTGAGATGGATGGGAGAGGGATCACCCAGGACAGGGAGAAGTGGAAGCTCAGagaagaggcctttgcccagcagtgggacaatccaggctagtaaaacataataagaatgtgatttttctaaaaaagcacTTACATAGTTTTCGCTATAAGATGACTATATGACTTTTAGTTGGTTACACACAAAATTAGTGATATATGacaaagtatttaatttttattaggtacacatttataacacatatttatttatagcctttTATCAGACATAgaagttacattttaaagtaTAAGCTTTAAAATGTTAAACCTGTGTGCCAACacacatataatataatacaaatagttataatattaattttaggaTATCCAGTTTAGTAGAGAAGCTGTGTACTCATTATGGGGAGGTAATATGTGAGTATGAGGGAATCACTTACCACGCATTTCCTGAAGCCGAGAAGCTGTCACAGCCACAGGTACTGCACTcttcatttttaataatataacataacatcacacaTGTATAGACACATGTAAAGGTGCAGACAGAGATGtatgactttttttttcttctcttatgttattttacttttttgcacgctacactgcagctgtacaagtgtactatatcctctgccaaaggttgtctggaagagatcgctcttagccgcctttgcccaccttagaataagtttgtcctgtaaatgttttgtgaatttgtgtgcaataaagtgtttttattattattatataatacatcACTTTTTTTTCTCAAATTTTTAACAAGGCTTTGAACACCCCGAGCTATCATGGCAGCCTCATAGGTGTTTTCGTATACCTATCCCTTAggcactccttgccagctatgttttagttCCATGTGTGAGGCGAGCCTAATGTAATGTGTGGTTTACATGCGTCGATTGTGTGTGGCTGTCTTAATTTTaatgcagagactatggaattaatCTTTTGTTCAGTATTGTTCATCTTAGTGTTAGTTATCTCTGTCCAAAgatcatacacacataaactcacgcgtatttcccaccggggtaagctaaGACTATGGAGtttcatttacttcgatcctgacacacttctcttgcttcctccacatttatcaatcgtttcatacacgcacgccggttcagagtagattgtactaaaccttttttaaggacatccccaatttgttCAAcattcttctaggtcttcctataGGCCAGACTTATcaacaaccttcgccttatataccgctttcgttcGCCTTCATCCACtttatgtgtccaaaccaacttaacattccgttctcaatcttagtcacaaTATCATCTTACGCATCTCCTATTCTTATTCTCTCTATTTTAACACTGTTTCTAATTCTATCATCCAACTTATCACCAAAGAAGCGACGCAACAACCTCATTTCCATTAATcctttttgaattaaaaaaaataccatggCATTTTTACAGGTAGAATCAGAACTAAGAAAGCTAGGATTTGGCTACAGAGCGAAGTTCATCCAGAAATCGGCTGCAGCTATTGTGGATGCTGGTGGCGAGAACTGGTTCGCAGCTCTGAAGGAAATGAAGTATAAGGAAGCCAGGGCTGAGCTCATGAAACTGCAGGGCATAGGGCCCAAGGTAGGTGTTGGGTTGCTAATGTTATATTCCATGccgaaatgaataaataaacaaaaaccgCGCGAAATGACCATTTAAATTTCGAGCGCACATTACGCGGGAGCCGCACAGTTCTCAAatcttattaagtttttttttgcgctttttttaagtttttatagttttttatgaaCCCGGGCGAACAAAATAGGCGTCTcactcataattattattatgcaacccgtttgacgtgtgctgtcaacttaacatAAAATTTTGGAGGGGTTTTAtaaacttctgcctaaaattgacgtgtgttccatttttatgcctgactattatttatttttgatttttaattttcataattttattaagttttatatgTATAGTATTATAAACAGCTGTGTGACAATATAGCAAAGAGTGTCTATTTGCCATATTGCCTAAGCCTACCcttaggggatacaggcgtgatgattaTAACTTTCCAGGTAGCAGACTGTATATGCCTCATGTCGCTGGGCCACCTATCAGCCCTGCCGGTTGACACCCACGTGTACCAAATAGCGGCCCAACATTACCTGCCCCACCTGCGAGGCAAGAAGAGCGTGACGGAGAAAATGTACGTGGAAATCGGTGATCATTTCCGCGCGCTATATGGCGATTACACTGGTTGGGCGCATACGGTacgtaacatattttttttacatacatacataacgaaTGAAAGTAGAAACGAGTTATGATGTGGGTGTAAGTGGTAGGGTTGGAAGAGGACGCCTCagccgtacggtcacgagcattaatatgtatacactttggtaccatgtcacattaacttttttgagaaattgaactgtaagtctcactaaacgtcaaatatgttagtgcgacagagtcctaaagtgggtacattatataactcatgactgtacataccacgatcagtgccctgtttatcaaaacttaggagcccagcgggcctagcaccgtaatcacgcgactctttctcgccgcgacagagatcgtctgtctctttctgtgcagtactgtgtgagagtgtgacgggtgacgtatgtcgaggcgagaaagattcgcgcgcttacggtgctaagcccgctagTTTACAAGAATGTGtgtatcaaaactacacatgtaaattacaagcatttttttttttaggtgaggacctgtaaatggctgttagtttttattgttaactattattttgtatcgTTAGCTTCCAATTGGTTGGTCttccaattaaaattaaataaataaataagttacaagtgtcaatatttatttcacaagtatattttacacacaatccctctactttttttgctaaacgtaatttacacgtacttgtgggtaacttgtagcttgtgaacgtgtagacttgtaagttttgatgaACACGGCACAGATCCACGATGTGTTAAAGAAAGAccagtgccctgtttatcaaaacttacaagtctacacgttcacaagctacaagttacccACAAGttcgtgtaaattacgtttagcAAAAAATTTGAGGGATTGTAAAATGTACTTGTGagataaatattgacacttgtaacatgtaatttacaaattaacacattcttgtaataatttgATAAATAGGGCACATGTCAAgagtagtaagtggaattccgtgatctctgcctaccccaaagggattaaggcgtgatcttatgtacatataaactcacgtcttTATTTTCGTGGTAAGCAATGACTATGAAATTCCTTTGCTTCGAATCTGATAaacctctcttgcttcctccacattcatcaatcgtttcacactcgcacgccggttcagagtagatcgtcatcacaaatttaagagccacgctcttgtcggtgtagcattctccatgttactattttagggaaaaataggacagtggtttccctcttgccttccgcccagagAGATCGCACGAAAcctttaaataaagttttattttattattattgtttaaaaaacaaataagtatagaattatataaatacattttcttttttacaggTTCTGTTTTGTGCAGATTTAAAAAAGTTCCAAAACGGCACTGAAACAGCCTCTACGAAGTCTAAAAAGAAGTGCTAAAAGAATCTGTGATaaattaagaataaataaaattacattaatgCATAttgattcattttttatttcatatgagataaatataaaaaagtaaaaaatcatacatattaataacttattaattAGAAAACTCATTTGGTTGTTTTTTGTGtaaataatcttaaaataacACAACCTGGAATGGTtctaaaaatcaaataaatatatcttttaGAAAGACCAATTattcttataaattattatttttattatcacaatttaattttgatatatGTAGGTAATGCTGCTagttcctgtaaataccatctaatttttttttaagttatacctgtcattttcttatccgctgaaaaagaaagggacgtaATCGACACGTATAGAGTTTAttaaacacgtcaattttaggcagaaatattaaaaacccttccaaaaatCTATAATGGGCAATagcccgacataattaagttgacaacataaaacgggttgcataacagCGAGTTGCCTATAACATTtctcccgggttattcattcattataaaatgaaaagttgtcaatcatccatccctttcctttttggtggataagataatgacggatataactttaaataaaattaggtgtctgcaggaatcggggccaatatttatatatatattgcaCACAAGCTAAAATGAATGTAACAATTTTGGGAGATTATAATAGGattcataattataaatgcgtttttaaataatacttatacagaagtttttaacattatttttaaaactaaatcagTCATAAATATTACTATTAGGAATTAAGTAGTAATTATTAATAGGCATAGTATAAGaataccaggtatgctcaaaagtgacagctaacatttcaaggttagcccagctgacgtcatcccgccctgattgttcctgtttttttttttatatttactttgctaggaaattatgaacttttagtaaaagatttacttacattttaatgttttttttttatatatacgtgacaagtaacagtaattaaatacattagtcagtggtgctaattcctgtaaataccatctaattttattttaagttatatctgtccttttcttatccgccgaaaaggaaagggacgggtaatcgacaagcattaaatttatggaacacacgtcaattttaagcacaaatctaaaccaaccgtctaaaaattttacgtcagtcaataacccgacacattaatttactcattcttcctaaaattaagagctgtgaatcatccgtccctttccttttcgacggatacgaaaatgacggatataacctaaaataaaattaggcggtgtctgcaggaatcggggccagtaattcacttaattttcaataataaaatgtacgtctttggaatgttggagataccaatttaatggtaacacacaCGTCAAAGAGCTAGCAATGGCgccttgtcataggattgagcacaCCTGGGgcattaaaatggccacattgaagcaattcatctaagaaagcaatattgcaatttgacatctgcgcatataaaagtaagtgcgcaatgcaaacaaatgtcaaatagcaatattgctttcttagatgaattgcttcgaagtggcctttttaacccctctggttATTTTTATACCATGATTAATAGGTTGATTAATAGCTAGACACTGACTGGGAATGTGTCAACCAGTGTGAAATATGTGacgctttatgtaaaaaaaaacattacgatAGAAATAGTAATACGTACAGAAAGGGTACTGagtgcatcttgcgatggatgttatgttagtggcctctgttttccgcatttacactctaagatggcccattatgcgaatacgtaagccaacctatctccttccagaagctcagaagcctcctggggttttcacaggcttcgcggagcgaccccatttctttgaggatttatacccgttgtgctgacactcccgtgcattccaggattacatggggagcagtttcttctgcgatggatgtacctgtgactaccccaattgggatagccGTGGCACTCACCCGGTGTGGAATATACAAATGTATGTGTGTCTATCTAGTGTTGCTGGTGATATATGAGCGCGCAGTGTTCGATGAGCGTCTGCAGTGCGCGGATCTCTGCGGCGAGGTCGGATATTGCGGGCGGCGTGGCCACCAGCGTGGGCGCGAACACGGTGCTCAGGTTGTGCGCTGACATCTTGTTCTCTGACGCGTGTTGGGACACCCTGGGGATACATTGCGAGTGCACACCGTATTTAACGTTAGCGGTCATTACATCTACCTGTCCAGGTAGATGcgtccatggtataagaagaccatgtacagtcatgagcaatataatgtacccactttaggactctaacatatttgacatttagtgagacttacagtacaatttgtcaaaaaagttaatgtgacatggtaccaaagtgtatacatattaatgctcgtgaccgtatgtatgctctatgacaagccgccattgctagccctcgATGACGTAAGTATTACCATTAAaatggtatctccaacattccaaggacgtaaattttattattgaaaattaagtgaattactgactacataaatagcctatatacgtcccactgctgggcacaggcctcctctcaatcaaccggagagggtatggagcatactccaccacgctgctccactgcgggttggtggaggtatttttacggctaatagccgggaccaacggcttaacgtgccctccgaagcacggaatcaacttactttttcggacaatcaggtgaattactgactaatgtatttaattactattatttgccacatatacaaaaatcattaaaactgtacgtaaatcttttactaaaagtacaaaatttccttgcaaagtaaattaaaaacattggacatgggtaatttttttttacgaaatggcaacataggttgggatgacgtcagctgggctaaccttgaaatgctagctgtcagttttgagcatatcaGATGTTCTTATTCCATTGATGCGTCCAGCAGGGCtaaaatgcgcaacgtgataaaattatcaatcgattcaatacattttgtcgaaaataagtttgttttttccctaacatgcgtgccacgtgattttgttcgtattttgacagaacatgacttatttgggttcacatattagcaccaatcgccAAAACGacatatatatgtcaccgtaaaattgtaaataacgttagattataatctatctcgcgagattgtgaactgtcgaaaaattatgaatcgtatcatattgcttacaatttaacgtattatttttcggtagattataatttatcgaagtgaaaccgtcaaattgtgatacgaaacgcacctcgcgtgctataccatagagttacaaaactattagagtgagcataatgttaatttgggattctcttaaaatgcataaatgtttttgtcataattttaattatcataatcctttttgcataacgttttttagcataatagttttactttcccataataacatctaggaatactggtttgttaggtataacttatttttgggattaataaatagatatccataattcttttttagaataatagtgttttgtcataatttttacaaggcataacagtaggttagggtgcggcgggggtggcccttgggccacccctatgccgccagcatgtttatcttacacacgaaaagtatattgaatgatacgtttcagattttttaattttgatacattttttcttaccatgtgatgtcagaattattgattacttactaaataattaataaatacgtacttgatttcacaatcttgaagagcatttattttaattgactgacacctgtgttttattcctaactctatggacacagaacggtctactgtaaggccgaccaatcagggacagccgtcggacagttgacaatttgacaattgtaagattgtgatttaacagttttacttcgatagattataatctgacgaataataatacgttaaactgtaagcagtatattacgtttcacaatttttcgacagttcacaatctcgcgagatagattataatctaacgttatttacaattttacggtgacatatacatcatcagaatcgaaaaaatgaccgtgacaaaatgttatGTTGCGCATGTTATTTCTACAGTTCAGGTCACGGGTGGTTActatggttactccccaccaactcccgtttgccgatgacagcggcagcggcgcggcggcgatagcggcgtggggagcggcgcggcggccgctgttccgttctcgatgccagcgggcagatcgcgcggtgttgcggcggtatacagttgtgtctcaaatggacgcgatgtcgaaacggcgacaacgcattttcgattgtagttcttttgtttcgtacgatttattatgggcaaaagaagatctgaatccctataatgaacaaaggaaacaaaaaggcgagtttcaaacgcagagacaccgctcgactagagcgcaccgctcgtaccccgccccccgcgccgctgccatcgagaacacttcaatataaatcttagcatttgaacgcgccgctctccgcaccgccgccgccgcgccgctgccgctgtcatccagtttgaggcctaatagcaaatcggcggggcgtaaccatggtaaccacgatttcAAGCGAGTGTGGGTACTGGTAGTCTTAACAGAGAGCTCAGTGCGATGTGTGTtctaattagttcatcttgcgatggatgtacctctgactaccccaatcgggatatagtcgtgagcttatgtaaacGAAGATGTTAAgtctcttaaattaattattatgcaaTGTAGAGTTTGTGTGTTACCTGTGTAAATGTTGCACCATATATTGTAAGCAGTTGAAGTGCGCAGGCGGCAGTAGATCCAGACACTCTCGCAACATTGACACCTGCACCACTGTGGTCTTcatttctgaaaataaataaaatattctaattacacaaaacacctccaccaacccgcagtggagcagcgtggtggagtatgctccataccccctccggttgattgaggggaggcctgtgcccagcagtgggacgtatataggcagtttatgttatgtttatgttatgtattctaATTACACTTTCAAAAACCAATaccgtttttttatttttgattacaAATACGAAAGGAATCCAGGCGCCTGCTGGAATCATAATAATACTCACAtagagaaaaaaagaaagaaaatatttattatttgaggaCGCCCCAGCtacaataaactcacgcctattccccaccggggtaagcagagactatggaattccatttgcttcgatcctgacacacttcttgcttcctccacatattttatcaatcgcttcatacacgcacgccggttcagagtagatcaaatattacataaatataaaataaacaattacaaacaaaaataaaacctaacctaaggttgcctggcagaaattgctgtttagcaataaggccgtcctttgtatatgttgttgtgcaataaagtattattgattgattgattgataaaactTACACTATATCAAATGACAAATATTTGAGGGTTGCCCTGGATTTCTCTGGGATCCCATCAACCAGccatgtgccgttcccgggaatgttcccaaagagtgggaatattcccgttgtaaaatctctttaatTGTAAGGACAGTGGTtgctttgcttttctttttgaatCATttgaggttaggttaggttagcaccacggcggcaaggaggaacaccgttgggttttagtgggtataccgggtgccgacacccggggagtcccacataaccacgggcgccccccgggcggcgtggtacgcgtaacgcatttcccaacattaaaacaaaaggtacacaaacaatttataaagacATGTACTCAGACGGAGTTGCATGGTCGTTGGTTtaaccatcatcagcccattaacgtcccgacTGCTGGGGcaggggccttccctatggatggatagggagatcgggacttaaaccaccacgcgggcccagtgcggattgatggttattaacgactgctaatgcagacgggaccaacggcttaacgtgccttccgaagcacggaggagctcgagatgaaaactattttaatacatacatacatacataaactcacgcccgtaatcccaaatggggtgggcagagccacaagtaatcaaagacaacttgcagccactgttgatacgaagtcctaagatggatatgatactagtttaataataatggtgctaattcctgtaaataccatctaattttattttaagttatatctgtccttttcttatccgccgaaaaggaaagggacgggtaatcgacaagcataaaatttatggaacacacgtcaattttaagcacaaatctaaaccaaccgtctaaaaattttacgtcagtcaataacccgacacattaatttactcattcttcctaaaattaagagctgtgaatcatccgtccctttccttttcgacggatacgaaaatgacggatataacctaaaataaaattaggcggtgtctgcaggaatcggggccaatagcaAAATAAACGTACGTATAGCCTGCACCAGTTTGGGATGCACCTCGTACGTGATGAGCGGGACCGGGAGCAACCGCAGGTACAGTTTGAGTGCCCCGGCCACCACGTTGATGTTGCTGTATACACTCAAGTCGGCCGCTTCACCGTCTACAAACAAAATACGACGTTTTTATCACACAACGTCCAATGCTCTGCTGGTTGAGCTCTCGGCTTACGACGCCGGCCGTCAcagcacagaataaggaataatactacgtatagaacggcaactctccgctccccaccagcggctggccaagtttacctcaccccctcggtcttactttagtcttcaatcgtatgggcgtcagacgtcacacacacagatgcgcgtgtacgataacgtcaatgtgtagtgtttgtaaAACGACGTGTTTcgtacgaagtgtccggggtgtggttctGGGttcaaattgggtcgtgtactaggttcaagataaattatgaaattctgattactaaataaagacacatctaaaactaacgaaaaacattttcttttttctattaaacttatttatgaattttaatcaagaaaaacgtaataataagtccgacattttgtcacgtttttctatgacgtcacagagtgctttttcatacaaattccatagtaatttcgtgttttgacgtttagtaaaaagtaactgatttgactagttggaaactagcctattccggTAGGGACATACTGTAATccgtaatccctagtttagttaggttCGGAATTACGTATAAGGGCggacattctccgccccgcaccatttcGTATCGACGTCGACCACCTTACCACCATCCTTgatctcactttagtctaaatgtcCGTAAGCctttaaggagtaagggagcgcacgcggattgtctgtctcactcacacACGGTAGGAACGACAGCTAAATGGGGTTGTAACTTTATATAACACCTTTACCTCTATCAAAAGCCATCTTCAACGCTTCGATCTCGTCCGCGAAACCAGACACCCTATAAATGCCTTCAGAGTCCATCCCTCTGGCTTCAATTTCGGTGACACACTTCTTCACGACGAAGGGTAGTGTGGAGGAGTGTGCATTCAGCAACGTGGTTAGGTCTATCCCGAACACCCCCCGCAGTTTCTTCAGGTCTGGTACGCAGTGGTTTGGCACTCTCTCTGAGCATTTTGAATGTGCTATGAAACCGCAGTctgaaaatttaataaataaaataaataaatatttctttttataatttttttatattaagttatttttaactTCACTTATTGAAATATACTTAAACATAAGCTAGCAACTACATTCCAATTGGGACAGTCGGCGtagtttcatttatttaaatgcAATTGTATAAAACAAGCAATAGGGTGAGCCTCTTCACACTGTTGTATCaagttttatcatttttttttctttttccttattattttcagatccatacttttggGGGAAAATTccaatgattctgagtcgatatcaaagggaaaattccacttgatatcaactcagaatcatggtctgattgagccctcaaagttttcgttacgatgtcactaacaccctgtattttctcTGAGGCCTCGGATAAAATTGCACAAAAAACAGTAGTCTCATACCTTCACATTTGACACCCTGTGCAGTAAACCCCCACAGGAAATTAGCGCACAGTTCACACCAATTCAGACCTTTGAATGTGTGTACTTTGAAATTATGGGGCTTTGAATATTTCATTGTCAACAGCGGGTTTTCATCCGGTGATGGTAGGTCTATTTTACTGAC
This window encodes:
- the LOC126376403 gene encoding N-glycosylase/DNA lyase — its product is MTWYKLMCNCQELQLIGTLNGGQSFRWTHNKDTDEWLGVFSKTVWKLRQKEDYLHYEVIGSLLNDTPKIGTKRKNGVAKVDSEDLYKKLLQDYFRLDVNLSEYYKEWSEKDELFRSVCKQFYGIRMLNQEPVENLFSFICSQNNHISRISSLVEKLCTHYGEVICEYEGITYHAFPEAEKLSQPQVESELRKLGFGYRAKFIQKSAAAIVDAGGENWFAALKEMKYKEARAELMKLQGIGPKVADCICLMSLGHLSALPVDTHVYQIAAQHYLPHLRGKKSVTEKMYVEIGDHFRALYGDYTGWAHTVLFCADLKKFQNGTETASTKSKKKC
- the LOC126376261 gene encoding beta-chimaerin, which produces MENLKNIWKPELYRIQVEAPAPKRVICENCPDRPEFYGKEYHGVMGHKEATLLLEGEPNGAFLIRKGNEYNDFYTLTWRFDDKIHHYKLYYDGTHYIKDKRYDTIYDLVADGLITCHMELKAHHILEMINSRASYTESPYVTLNRRKLNTLTKMQQSSNKSSPIISKTEHRTEEAVSKIDLPSPDENPLLTMKYSKPHNFKVHTFKGLNWCELCANFLWGFTAQGVKCEDCGFIAHSKCSERVPNHCVPDLKKLRGVFGIDLTTLLNAHSSTLPFVVKKCVTEIEARGMDSEGIYRVSGFADEIEALKMAFDRDGEAADLSVYSNINVVAGALKLYLRLLPVPLITYEVHPKLVQAIQMKTTVVQVSMLRECLDLLPPAHFNCLQYMVQHLHRVSQHASENKMSAHNLSTVFAPTLVATPPAISDLAAEIRALQTLIEHCALIYHQQH